AATTCAGGCTGAATTGCATCATCAGCAGATGGCGGATCCAGACCTGTTGGAGGAATCCTCTTCGCTCCTGGAGCCAAGCGAGATGGGAAGAGGTGCCCCGCTACGGCTTGGGTAACGGCAGTTTGTGCTTTCGTCTGTCTTGCGTTAGGGTTGCTGGCTTATGTTTATCCTGTGGAGTCCGTGGTGATTTGAGCACAGTTGTTGCAGAACTTCCCAGACTGGCGCTTGAAGCAGCTCAAGGCTGATCTAAAAGTAGCTGTTGGTCTCCATTCTTGTCCCATGTGCATTAACTTTCCAGTTCATATTTGTGCTTTGCACGTTTCTctctacacaaaaaaaaatgtactagtTTATTTGTAAatctgttctgtttgctttttcagacaCTGAGCTCTCTCAACTTTGTTGAAACCAGTAACTGTGAGCACCTAATGCTCTGAAAAATCTGTATAGTTCTGTATCTTCTTTACTAACTGCTTCCAGGCCGTATCCATACGCGTGTAATTCTTTGTCTGGACATAGACATTTGAGTCAGTGAGGTCTCCTGAAGCATCTGCCTAGAACATAGTCAGTGGTAGCCTTGCCTGGTAAATGCTTGGTGTGTAACGTACCATGAGCCTGTTGAAATGAACAGTAGCAGGTATAGAAACTGTAtgtccaaatacatttttcttctcctttttttttggtagacgTTTTTCTGTTAAAAGTCTTAGCTTTTGGTATAGTGCCactgtttttgttgtagttttatCTCTGTGTATGTagaggatttttcattttgcatcagGAACTAATTTCAAAGCAAGGTTTTTGTCGTTTTCAGTCTGAGGCTAAACTCCAGTCGGTGTCAGTGTTTTGGGTGCTGGGCTGTGTATTCTTGTAGGTGCAGAGCTCACACTCATACCGTCCCCTTCACAGGTTTGTGGCTGGTGTGATCAACCGCGAGCGAATCCCCATGTTTGAGCGCATGCTGTGGCGAGTGTGCCGAGGGAACGTGTTCCTGCGTCAAGCAGAGATTGAAAACCCCCTGGAGGATCCTGTAACGGTAAAGGAAACCATCATTTACAATCGGATTTGTAAAAGGATCTGCTTTATAGATCTAAGCCTGTATCCCTCCAAGAGCTCCATGCAGGCAAACATTTGTGTTGCCTCCCTTCACAGTACCTGCGTGCAGCGCCTGAGGCTCTAATGGCAAatgttttcctgctcttttaaaaaaaaaaaaaaagtgagatggGTAATGAATGCTGTCGAAAGGGGAGAAACAACTCTGAATTTGGACTGCAGCAGGGCATAGCTGCTTCTCTGGCAAAAATGTACAAACACAACTCCTTTGTGCAGTTCTGAATAAGTGGTAAACCTCCTTGAAAGAGAGGCTCCTCTGGACATTCGCATGACACCAGTAGCTCCTTTAATTTGCGCTTGgacctttcatttttcttaatttgttacGCAAAAATTTAAACATCCACTTCAGAATTGTTGGCtttattacaaatataaatagTAAATGTTGTGATTGGGCCTGGTTTTACATACGGAGTCCTCTTTGCTGAGATCAGTGGGACAACGCCTAAATTTTTGGAGCTGTTGATCTTAACGTGTGAAAAGAAGGGCTGTATGTAAGCTGcactggaacaaaaaaaaataggcatGATGAAAGTCAGTGactgcttctgtttctcagaaGGCTGACTTGTTCTCTTGTCCCACCAGCCCCGGTAGTTGACCTGTTGAATTATCTGTCAGCAAGGAGACACTTTGTTCTTATTGTGCAACACTTCCTTAAACTGAGGTTACACCTAATGTAATTATTCTTGAAACATTATGGTAAAGTTTCCTAAGTGAGGTAGAACAATAACTTATCAACAAATGCAGGAAAGGGGAGCTAGCTACCAACATGAAAACAGCTGTGCAAAGAATGTGCTCTTGGCCTCCCTGGAGAGTCAAAGTTGCTAAATTCCATCTTACTTTAATTCACTCTTTAGCTTTTTGCTTGATTCTGTAGGCGGGCTGCCTTCAGTTAGTgatgatagatagatagatatatttCATTGCATCTCTGTTCTTAGgacattttttctcagattttcatgtttattgTTTGCCATAGAATAGATAGTAGGATGATCTAGAATTTTGCTTCGGTAAACACAAGTACAGCTTTAATGTTCTATGCTGTGTCTAAGGAAAGTGCTTTTCTTGTGACTTCATGTGTTAAGGTGCGTTCTTGACTTGCTAGCCAAATACGATCCCTATATGTACAGATTTCAGTGAAGGGAAAGTAGAACTCTGTTGTAATCTGCTGTAATGCTGATTTCTGCAGACAGCTGGGCTATTACAACAcaccctttcttcttttctaggGGGATTATGTGCACAAGTCTGTGTTCATCATCTTTTTCCAAGGTGACCAGTTAAAGAACAGAGTCAAGAAGATATGTGAAGGGTATGCAAGTTACTTGAAAGTCTTACAGCTAGGCATCTCACTGTGTACATAGGCCATAAAGGAACACACTTGGGTGCTTGAAATACACTGAAGTGGCTTAATGTCCGTAGTTTTCAGCTACCTGTTTCATGATGACTGTAGTCTGACAGCAAATAAATCCTACCCTAACTAGGTGAATCACGTTTTACAGTCAAACTGGCTACTCCCTAAGCCTATAATGCTCAACGCAGATGACTGCTTTGTTTGAGGAATACCTTAAACAACAAAGTAAATGTTGAATTCAGGTCTGTCGGGATGTCAGCAGGCAGTATTGTCACAGGGGAGACCAACAATGACTACTTCTAGCAGCAGCTGCATTAGTGTGATAACAGCACCCTGAACTGGGATGGCTAATCAACTGCACAAGAGCGCCTTTGAAATGCTCTCAGTACAGGGAACAGAGGATTTTCGTTcgcttcatttttttctaaacgTTTAGCTTCTGTTTTGGCCTTAAGCAAACTTCTGTACCCATTTGATTTAGCAACTGAAACTGCTTGGCAGGTTTGCTGAACAGAAACTACTTTAAAGGTGCTTCTTGCTTTATTTCCGTGTTCGGTCTCAGCCATCTATTTCCCTGACTGGTTTATTCCTTCCATCTTTGTTACTAAGGAGACTTGCATGTATTTCAGATTCCGTGCCTCACTCTACCCGTGTCCAGAAACACCACAGGAGCGGAAGGAAATGGCTTCTGGTGTCAATACCAGAATTGATGATCTTCAGATGGTAAAACAAATCGGGTcaatgggttttgtttgtttaactgaTAGTTGAGTTCATCTGTGGATCCTAttaaaagaggagaaattttGGACGTATTAAGTGACCATATTTTCAGCTCAAGGTAGCTTGAGaccagcagctcagcagtgcAAGAAAGGTGTTCGGaggctttctgttctgctgttttgtttttcagggctTAGGGTGGTGAGGTGGTTGGATCTTTCCAGAGGGCCGAGCAGTTAATTATACACATGTAAATACAGTGTTAATATAGAACTGTATGCTAGGGAGCAGAGAAGAATATTAATGTGTAAGAAGATACCCTGCTTCCAATTCTGAAAGCATGCTTGTATAATTGTCTGTTTCATCTGcaagaatttaattaaaataaatttaaacttaGTATTTTTATCtcaacttggaaaaaaattggacttagctatttttttctgcctgtcttcGTATTTTCACATTGTGTTGTCCTGAAGAGTTTCTGCTTTAAAACTAAGCTCTTGTGCAGCAGCCTGGGTGTTGGTAAAAAGCAATCACCACAGAAAACTGCTGGGTGCCAGCTCTGAAATATTTGATGCTTGCTTCAAGGAAGAAAGGCAGTATGTcataatacaaaaaaatgtaagGGGTCCAAGAcgaaaataaggaaaaagttCAGGAGCTAGAAGAAGGAATGATTTAATTTGACCACCTTATTTTACACAGAACCTCTCTCAAGCTGGAAGTTGTGTGGTGCAGCTGTTTAGTAATTCTAAAGAATGCAGAAGCAATTTGACTGTTAGAATTCAAAGCTGCATGTGATAGCTGTGCCCTGTGTCCTCACTTTCCCTTGAGTATCAGACTTTCCAGGCTGGGAGTCTGACTTGGCCTGAGTTAGACTTGTTCCAGTTGGAAAACACCCTTAGTAGAAaacactttctccttttcattttttaaaaaaaaaaaaaagtctgtaatgtttttgtgttttcttatgGCGGTGTACACCTCACTTGTAGAACTCTCCTCTGCTCTTTTAACCTGGGTGGAGGAAAAAATTTCTCTGTGATCACAGAACAGTTCATTGTTTGAAATAACCACTGACCTTGGagttggaggaggaggaaggtatTCAAAGATTATACCTGGAAGGAAGCTCTAAAACCTTTTAGCAGAACATATTAATATGGAGACTAAAGCATATATTGCAGGCATGTGGCAGTCTTGTGCATGGGATGGGCGTCAGGGCTCAGGCACCCATCCTCTGGTGGGTAAGCCCTACTTCACTGCAATTCTGTGTGCTGCAGGTTTTGGCCACTGattttgcctcatttttgtCCCGCTTTTCTGTGAAAGGTGCTGAACCAAACAGAGGATCATCGCCAAAGggttctgcaggcagctgctaaAAATATCCGTGTCTGGTTCATCAAAGTACGCAAGATGAAGGCCATCTACCATACCCTGAACCTGTGCAATATTGATGTGACACAGAAGTGCTTGATTGCTGAAGTCTGGTGTCCTGTTGCTGACCTCGATTCTATCCAGTTTGCTCTCAGGAGGGGCACTGTGAGTATCTGCTGCACTGCTCCTGTCTGCTTCTGTTCAAGCTGTCAGCAAACGCAACGTGGattaattgatttttctggAAACCATCCCTTTGGGCTGTTTGAGTCAGTCCTCACAGGGAACAGCTTATTTAACATGCAGGAGTCACGGCTTGTAGCTATAATGCTGTGTACCTTATAAATACACTGTGTAAGTATTTTATATATCTTTCCTTGAAGTTCAGGAAAATGCTGTGatcaggtgtttttttgtgttggAGTCGTTTGGTTAACCTAGCTGTGCTTTGTAGTCCTGCTGTTTTTATATGTAGTgcaacttcctgaagggaggtaTCCAGGACATTAACAAGCTTGCCTTCTGCTCTGGTAGATAATGAAGAGTCAGGTgtcttttcatttgctgttttagtaagaaaaaaaaaaaaagcttctccaTACTAAAAGCGCTTCTCCTCCTGAAACATGAAgtggagagcagaggagattTGGCAGCCTTCTTCAGCTGCTCAAGTATACTTCTTCGTTACACAAGCAGGCTACAAAAATGCAAGCTTGCAGTTTAACAAATACTAACAAGAAAGTGATGCTTTACTCTGTCCTCCCTTGCTCTGAGGATGTTTTCTAGtcctgattttttattttttttttaaacaggagcACAGTGGATCCACTGTCCCATCCATTTTAAATAGGATGCAAACTAATCAGACCCCACCAACATACAACAAAACTAACAAGTTTACCTGTGGCTTTCAAAACATTGTTGATGCTTATGGCATTGGAACTTATCGGGAAATAAATCCAGGTAAATCCATGCTTACAAATGTGACTTCTTTTAGTCATAGTGTTTCTCAATGTTGACTGTCATGTGTGAAAACTTTTATTAGTGAACTTAACACCTTTCAGAAGCAGGGAACAACCCTGGGAATTGTACTGCATGTAAATTGTACTGTAGCAAGTCTGGGCTTACTCGGGTACAGTGCACTAGGAgtgtcatttcttttctcctgcagcaCCGTACACAATCATTACCTTCccatttctgtttgctgtgaTGTTTGGAGATTTTGGCCATGGAATCCTGATGACTCTGATCGCTGTCTGGATGGTGTTTAGGGAAAGTCGTATTCTGTCACAGAAAAGTGACAATGAGGTAAAGAGACGTGGCATGCTCGGCTTTGCATCTAAAGCAGAGTGTTCCAACTTGATTTACTTGCGTCTTCCCCCTCTTCAATTGAAAATGCCTGTTACTCCTTGCATTTGAAATTTGTGAAGCACTCAGACTGACAAGTCTGTAGACCACGGACTGAGTAGCGTCATTCCATAGTCAGATCCtctgattttcctttcagatgGTTGTAGGAAATTATTCctttcagatgttttaagaaaattgttTATCAAGTGCAGTTGGACAGCTAAATAGTTGTAAATACATCACCCCAAAACCTGGTTGGATTATAAAGGGATTCAGTCACTGGAAAACTCCTGGTGTCtgggtgtgtgtgcatgcacgtGTATCTCCACgattcttccttttgctgatCTAGGCTTGGGCTTACAGGAGGCAAATCAGAGTTAGGGTGCGTTGACAGAGCATGGAGAAAGCTAGACTAGGGTCAGCACTGCTTAGTTCCAAAATAATGCTGCCAGCTGGGGGTTTGCATCACTGGGTGGAGTGCAACTTATCCTCTTCAGCTAATTCCAGATTCTTTACGCGCAGTCACGCCACCAACTTATCCCCTGTGTTCGGGTTCTGTTCTCGCAGCATCACCTCTTGCACCCTTAATCCCTGCCACAAGGGAATAAAGACTATGTTTTTAGTCCATGTGGCCGGTGTTGCTTGTTCTGCAGCTGActgattttactgttttgtctGCATGAGAGACTTCCCTTGTTCTCATggactttcttttctcttttttaatatcagATGTTCAACACTGTTTTTAGCGGACGATACATCATTCTACTGATGGGACTATTCTCCACTTACACGGGCCTCATCTATAACGACTGCTTCTCCAAGTCTCTTAATATGTTTGGTTCATCGTGGAGCGTTCGGCCGATGTTCTCAAAAGGCAATTGGTCGTGAGTAAATAGTTGGTAATTACATAACTAATGAGTGATAGCGATAAGTAGGTGACTTATCTTTACCCATCATCCTCCCAAGTCAGTAAAACCAAAACTTCTGAACTCAGGCTTGAGTAGAATTAGAAGAGGGGTGTAAATGTGATACCCATCAAGTTTCAAACcagcttgttttcagaaaattcataCAGAAGCACTTTAACACCGTTCTTCTCATAGATTCATGAGATTCAGGCAAGATTCCTGTCCCCTgaatcttttttccttgtggcACTGAATAACGGGTCAGGAGACAAGTTTGTTACTCACTTGGCAAATCTCTAGGGCCGCGTGGGAACCTTAAAGTTCTCTCAATTTGAGATATTCCTTGCTCTCACAAGGGAAGAATGCTATTACTTTTAAAAGGAGGTCAGCATTGCTTGTGCTAATGTTTATATAATCTACTTATACCCAAACAGAGATGCTCTGCTGGAGACTACTCCTCTGCTTCAGCTGAACCCTGCTATTCCAGGGGTGTTTGGTGGACCATATCCCTTTGGCATTGACCCAGTAAGAGCTCTTCCTTCCTATGCTGTCCTTTAACAACATCTTGCGTAAGCAGAAAAGCATCTGTCCAGTTCATTGTGAAAGATTTCCCCATCCCAGCCATTCCATTAGCAGTCTTTATCAGTGTTGGAAACAGTCCTGAATGATGAAAATGTTCCTAAGAGACGCTAAATGGAGGATAGAAAGACTTGGGGCCACAAAAGGcttctttctcatcttttctaaCCTGCAGCTTTTTAACTGAATCTGGCATGAGACGTAGAaatcattttatgattttttttttccaccttggAGAAAGTTAGTTATCTGTCTTTCCAATCAGTCTTGGAAATGTAAGTTTGTGAGTAATCCTGATGTTTTGTAGCTGCCTATTTCAATAACGCTGCTCCTTGTGCTTAGAATATTTGACAAaaaattttgtgtgtgttccaCATCAAAGAGGAAGTGCAGAAAATCAGAACTTCTATGTGTAATTGCTCATTGAAAtggataaactttttttttgtcaagatAGCAGCCTCTGTGCTCTTTTCCTGCAACTTTTGCCTACCATAAAAACAAGCAAGGCTTGATTCCTGCTCTGATGGTGGGATCAGTTGCTTTAAGTGCTCTTATCAGAAAGATTGTCTGCTTGTTTCCTGAATAGGTATCTGTATGACAAACATCTTTGttaaaagccaaacaaataGAACCCTGCCCTTAGAGCCTGATACTTTCTGGATGGTTAATACTGTTTAGCTTAAAGAGAACACTTTCattcttgtctgttttccttttactcaGTGCTTGGCTGacttggtggtgttttttcacAGATCTGGAATATCGCCACCAATAAGCTGGCCTTCCTCAATTCATTTAAGATGAAAATGTCTGTGATTCTTGGCATTATCCACATGCTCTTTGGTGTCACGTTGAGTCTTCTCAACCACATGTAAgtgctttgttctgctttcctgatgggggtgggaggagaaCTTCTCTGGGTATGATGTGTGTATCTGTTTAAGATGCAGGACTTTATCAGACTTTAACTGAAAGGCAAAATACAACTATTTCTGTGTACATATTACCATGCGTGTTAAGTAGTTAACTGTGTTAAGCCCTAACTATTATAGAAATGTGTAGTCTCTGCAGTTTTGTTCCAGAGGTGCTTTTCCCCTACTCTTAAAAGTTTTTCCCCTACACATACCTAATGCTAactaaatataatttcaaactctctccttttttttctgtagatatTTTAAGAAGCCACTGAACATATACCTTGGATTTattccagaaattattttcatgtcctCACTGTTTGGATACCTTGTTATTCTCATTTTCTACAAATGGACAGCCTACGATGCTCACACATCAAAGGATGCACCAAGccttttaatacattttatcaACATGTTTCTGTTCTCCTATGGTGATACCAGTAACAAGATGCTTTACAAAGGGCAGGTGCGTGCTCTTGCTAGAATAGTAAGATCAGAGATGATTCATGATATTTGTCTTTCTAATATAACCTTATAATAATTGTAAAATCAGGCGTTAAacagttttttcttctgagagagAAGAAACGTGGCATCATTTCCAAAGCCTGATGCTATGTAATGTtgaagaaggaaggaataaTTCCTTTGCAGAGAATTTATATCATACTGAACATAAGTCAGCTGTGCCCACTGCATATTTGGATCCAGATTAATAGTGAAAAGTCATTAGGGATATTGCCCTGCATCCGCAATGCAGTGCCTTGAAGCTTAGCTAAGGTGCTAATGCGACTTCCCCACAGCACTCTGAGGTATCTGCCAAGTTGTCATTCCCTGCAGAATCCTTTGTCTTTTTCCCTAATCTAAACCAGTATCAGCATAAGTAGCATGTTTACGGTCAGGCAAGTTGCAGTCAGTTATCAAGTACAGCTCATGTTGCAGTTCCTGGGGGGGGTGGAGAGTGTGTGAAGCATCCACATACTCTGGGAATTGTCGTTCACTGTTGCATAAGACCC
The sequence above is drawn from the Cygnus olor isolate bCygOlo1 chromosome 25, bCygOlo1.pri.v2, whole genome shotgun sequence genome and encodes:
- the ATP6V0A1 gene encoding V-type proton ATPase 116 kDa subunit a1 isoform X7 — protein: MGELFRSEEMTLAQLFLQSEAAYCCVSELGELGKVQFRDLNPDVNVFQRKFVNEVRRCEEMDRKLRFVEKEIKKANIPIMDTGENPEVPFPRDMIDLEANFEKIENELKEINTNQEALKRNFLELTELKFILRKTQQFFDEMADPDLLEESSSLLEPSEMGRGAPLRLGFVAGVINRERIPMFERMLWRVCRGNVFLRQAEIENPLEDPVTGDYVHKSVFIIFFQGDQLKNRVKKICEGFRASLYPCPETPQERKEMASGVNTRIDDLQMVLNQTEDHRQRVLQAAAKNIRVWFIKVRKMKAIYHTLNLCNIDVTQKCLIAEVWCPVADLDSIQFALRRGTEHSGSTVPSILNRMQTNQTPPTYNKTNKFTCGFQNIVDAYGIGTYREINPAPYTIITFPFLFAVMFGDFGHGILMTLIAVWMVFRESRILSQKSDNEMFNTVFSGRYIILLMGLFSTYTGLIYNDCFSKSLNMFGSSWSVRPMFSKGNWSDALLETTPLLQLNPAIPGVFGGPYPFGIDPIWNIATNKLAFLNSFKMKMSVILGIIHMLFGVTLSLLNHIYFKKPLNIYLGFIPEIIFMSSLFGYLVILIFYKWTAYDAHTSKDAPSLLIHFINMFLFSYGDTSNKMLYKGQQGLQCFLVVVALLCVPWMLVAKPLVLRHQYLRRKHLGTHNFGGIRVGNGPTEEDAEIIQHDQLSTHSEEGEEPTEDEVFDFADTVVYQAIHTIEYCLGCISNTASYLRLWALSLAHAQLSEVLWTMVIHVGLSVRSLGGSFVLFFIFAAFAGMTVAILLVMEGLSAFLHALRLHWIEFQSKFYTGTGFKFLPFSFDTIREGKFDD
- the ATP6V0A1 gene encoding V-type proton ATPase 116 kDa subunit a1 isoform X8, which gives rise to MGELFRSEEMTLAQLFLQSEAAYCCVSELGELGKVQFRDLNPDVNVFQRKFVNEVRRCEEMDRKLRFVEKEIKKANIPIMDTGENPEVPFPRDMIDLEANFEKIENELKEINTNQEALKRNFLELTELKFILRKTQQFFDEMADPDLLEESSSLLEPSEMGRGAPLRLGFVAGVINRERIPMFERMLWRVCRGNVFLRQAEIENPLEDPVTGDYVHKSVFIIFFQGDQLKNRVKKICEGFRASLYPCPETPQERKEMASGVNTRIDDLQMVLNQTEDHRQRVLQAAAKNIRVWFIKVRKMKAIYHTLNLCNIDVTQKCLIAEVWCPVADLDSIQFALRRGTEHSGSTVPSILNRMQTNQTPPTYNKTNKFTCGFQNIVDAYGIGTYREINPAPYTIITFPFLFAVMFGDFGHGILMTLIAVWMVFRESRILSQKSDNEMFNTVFSGRYIILLMGLFSTYTGLIYNDCFSKSLNMFGSSWSVRPMFSKGNWSDALLETTPLLQLNPAIPGVFGGPYPFGIDPIWNIATNKLAFLNSFKMKMSVILGIIHMLFGVTLSLLNHIYFKKPLNIYLGFIPEIIFMSSLFGYLVILIFYKWTAYDAHTSKDAPSLLIHFINMFLFSYGDTSNKMLYKGQQGLQCFLVVVALLCVPWMLVAKPLVLRHQYLRRKHLGTHNFGGIRVGNGPTEEDAEIIQHDQLSTHSEEGEEFDFADTVVYQAIHTIEYCLGCISNTASYLRLWALSLAHAQLSEVLWTMVIHVGLSVRSLGGSFVLFFIFAAFAGMTVAILLVMEGLSAFLHALRLHWIEFQSKFYTGTGFKFLPFSFDTIREGKFDD